The proteins below are encoded in one region of Streptomyces marianii:
- a CDS encoding cytochrome c oxidase subunit 4: MKIQGRMFIWLSVFILAMAILYGVWSKEPAGTTALFLAFGLSIMIGYYLAFTARRVDAMAQDDKEADVADEAGEVGFFSPHSWQPLSLAFGGALAFLAVAMGWWIMYFSAPLILVGVFGWVFEYYRGENQNQ, from the coding sequence GTGAAGATCCAAGGCAGGATGTTCATCTGGCTGAGCGTCTTCATCCTCGCCATGGCCATCCTCTACGGCGTGTGGTCGAAGGAGCCGGCCGGTACGACGGCGCTCTTCCTGGCCTTCGGCCTGAGCATCATGATCGGCTACTACCTGGCCTTCACGGCCCGGCGGGTGGACGCCATGGCGCAGGACGACAAGGAGGCCGACGTCGCGGACGAGGCCGGTGAGGTCGGCTTCTTCTCGCCGCACAGCTGGCAGCCGCTCTCGCTCGCCTTCGGCGGCGCGCTGGCCTTCCTGGCCGTCGCGATGGGGTGGTGGATCATGTACTTCTCCGCCCCGCTGATCCTGGTCGGCGTCTTCGGCTGGGTGTTCGAGTACTACCGCGGCGAGAACCAGAACCAGTAG
- a CDS encoding L,D-transpeptidase, which yields MNVTPRKRTVASCTVLALALGAGTTACGGQDSHPLSARPYDAARQVAFNAPPSGTKADPDKPLVVTAKGKDGRITDVTAVDTAGRYLAGELSANGARWRSTGPLAAGTRYTVRVSTENGGGAPGVRTLTFETASPKRLLGVELGPKTGTYGVGQPITAELSRPVATKADRAAVERSLKVTSTPEVEGAWHWVDDKKLHYRPKQYWPAGASVEVHSTLDGVKVGDRLYGGPTKPLELTIGDRVEAITDASTHQMTVKRNGEVIKTMPVTTGKPGFSTRNGVKVVLGKEYFVRMRGTSIGIPVGSAESYDLPVYYATRVTWSGEYVHAAPWSVGSQGYANVSHGCTGMSTGNAAWFFKTVREGDIVKVVNSLGARMDPFGNGFGDWNLEWDEWRSGSALLEGTRDGGSAADGARLRPRV from the coding sequence ATGAACGTCACGCCGCGCAAGCGCACCGTAGCGAGCTGCACCGTGCTCGCCCTGGCCCTCGGGGCAGGGACGACCGCGTGCGGCGGCCAGGACAGCCACCCGTTGTCGGCGAGGCCGTACGACGCGGCGCGCCAGGTCGCCTTCAACGCGCCTCCCTCGGGCACCAAGGCAGACCCGGACAAGCCCCTGGTGGTCACCGCCAAGGGCAAGGACGGCCGGATCACGGACGTCACCGCAGTCGACACCGCCGGCCGCTATCTGGCGGGCGAACTCTCCGCGAACGGTGCGCGATGGCGCTCCACGGGCCCTCTCGCGGCCGGAACGCGCTACACCGTACGGGTCTCCACGGAGAACGGCGGCGGCGCTCCCGGCGTCCGTACACTCACTTTCGAGACCGCCTCCCCGAAACGCCTCCTGGGCGTCGAACTGGGCCCGAAGACGGGTACCTACGGGGTCGGCCAGCCCATCACCGCCGAGCTCAGCCGCCCCGTGGCCACCAAGGCGGACCGGGCCGCGGTCGAACGGTCCCTCAAGGTCACCTCGACGCCCGAGGTGGAGGGCGCGTGGCACTGGGTGGACGACAAGAAGCTGCACTACCGCCCGAAGCAGTACTGGCCCGCCGGGGCCTCCGTCGAGGTGCACAGCACCCTGGACGGCGTGAAGGTCGGCGACCGGCTGTACGGCGGCCCCACGAAGCCGCTGGAGCTGACCATCGGCGACCGCGTGGAGGCCATCACCGACGCCTCCACGCACCAGATGACGGTCAAGCGCAACGGGGAAGTGATCAAAACCATGCCGGTGACCACCGGCAAGCCGGGCTTCTCGACGCGCAACGGCGTCAAGGTCGTGCTCGGCAAGGAGTACTTCGTCCGCATGCGCGGTACCAGCATCGGCATCCCGGTCGGCAGCGCGGAGTCCTACGACCTGCCCGTGTACTACGCGACGAGGGTCACCTGGAGCGGCGAGTACGTCCACGCCGCGCCCTGGTCCGTGGGCTCCCAGGGGTACGCGAACGTCAGCCACGGCTGCACCGGCATGTCCACCGGCAACGCGGCCTGGTTCTTCAAGACCGTCCGCGAGGGCGACATCGTCAAGGTCGTCAACAGCCTGGGTGCCCGGATGGACCCGTTCGGGAACGGCTTCGGCGACTGGAACCTCGAATGGGACGAGTGGCGCTCCGGCAGCGCGCTGCTGGAGGGCACCCGGGACGGCGGCAGCGCGGCCGACGGGGCACGGCTGCGCCCCAGAGTCTGA
- the ctaE gene encoding aa3-type cytochrome oxidase subunit III: MSVVATATTVETGHAHPSVNRPNLTSVGTIIWLSSELMFFAALFAMYFTLRSVTGAEYWAERASTLNFPFSATNTTILVLSSLTCQLGVFAAERGDVKKLRTWFVITFVMGAIFIGGQVFEYTELVKHEGLSLSSDPYGSVFYLTTGFHGLHVTGGLIAFLLVLGRTYAARRFTHEQATAAIVVSYYWHFVDVVWIGLFATIYMIK, encoded by the coding sequence ATGTCGGTCGTGGCGACAGCAACGACAGTAGAAACCGGGCACGCGCACCCGTCGGTCAATCGGCCGAACCTCACCAGCGTCGGAACCATCATCTGGCTGAGTTCCGAGCTGATGTTCTTCGCGGCCCTCTTCGCGATGTACTTCACCCTGCGATCGGTGACGGGGGCCGAGTACTGGGCAGAACGGGCCTCGACCCTGAACTTCCCCTTCTCGGCGACCAACACCACGATCCTGGTGCTCTCCTCCCTCACCTGCCAGCTCGGCGTCTTCGCCGCCGAGCGCGGTGACGTGAAGAAGCTCCGCACCTGGTTCGTGATCACGTTCGTGATGGGTGCGATCTTCATCGGCGGCCAGGTGTTCGAGTACACCGAGCTGGTCAAGCACGAGGGCCTCTCGCTCTCGTCGGACCCGTACGGCTCGGTCTTCTACCTGACCACCGGCTTCCACGGACTGCACGTGACAGGCGGTCTCATCGCCTTCCTGCTCGTTCTCGGCAGGACGTACGCGGCCCGGAGGTTCACCCACGAGCAGGCAACCGCCGCCATCGTCGTGTCCTACTACTGGCACTTCGTCGATGTCGTCTGGATCGGCCTCTTCGCCACGATCTACATGATCAAGTAG
- the qcrC gene encoding cytochrome bc1 complex diheme cytochrome c subunit has translation MKKLSARRRHPLAAVVVLLLALAATGGLYAAFAPADTAQADETAQSLAIEEGKKLYTVGCASCHGTGGQGTSDGPSLIGVGSAAVDFQVGTGRMPAQQPGAQVPKKPNIYSQAEIDQLAAYIASLGPGPVTPTEKQYNPEGANIARGGDLFRTNCAQCHNFTGEGGALTHGKYAPNLEGVSPKHVYEAMQTGPQNMPSFPDTTMPEQEKRDIIAYIQTVNSGESETPGGLSLGGLGPVSEGLFAWVFGLGALIATAIWVAAHTAKAKKS, from the coding sequence GTGAAAAAGCTCTCCGCACGACGACGCCATCCGCTGGCGGCGGTCGTCGTCCTACTCCTCGCGCTGGCGGCCACTGGGGGGCTGTACGCCGCGTTCGCGCCCGCGGACACGGCGCAGGCCGATGAAACCGCCCAGTCCCTCGCCATCGAGGAGGGCAAGAAGCTCTACACCGTCGGCTGCGCCAGCTGCCACGGAACCGGCGGTCAGGGCACCTCCGACGGGCCCTCCCTGATCGGCGTGGGTTCTGCCGCCGTGGACTTCCAGGTCGGCACCGGGCGTATGCCCGCCCAGCAGCCGGGCGCCCAGGTGCCGAAGAAGCCGAACATCTACTCGCAGGCCGAGATCGACCAGCTCGCGGCGTACATCGCCTCCCTGGGCCCGGGTCCGGTCACGCCGACCGAGAAGCAGTACAACCCCGAGGGTGCGAACATCGCCCGAGGCGGTGACCTGTTCCGCACCAACTGCGCCCAGTGCCACAACTTCACGGGAGAGGGCGGTGCGCTGACGCACGGCAAGTACGCCCCGAACCTGGAGGGCGTGAGCCCGAAGCACGTCTACGAGGCCATGCAGACCGGCCCGCAGAACATGCCGTCCTTCCCCGACACGACGATGCCGGAGCAGGAGAAGCGCGACATCATCGCGTACATCCAGACGGTGAACAGCGGCGAGTCGGAGACCCCGGGCGGACTGAGCCTCGGTGGGCTCGGACCCGTCAGCGAGGGACTGTTCGCATGGGTGTTCGGTCTGGGTGCGCTGATCGCCACCGCCATCTGGGTCGCGGCCCACACCGCTAAGGCCAAGAAGTCATGA
- the qcrA gene encoding cytochrome bc1 complex Rieske iron-sulfur subunit, whose protein sequence is MSSQDIPEETLPSEQEHAHGAVATKDPFADPGLPAHRPRIQDIDERAAKRSERTVALLFTVSMLATIAFIASYVIFPVDKIVYIWPFGHVSALNFSLGVTLGVALFCIGAGAVHWARTLMSDQELVDERHPIEAPAEVKAKVLADFAAGAEESGFGRRKLIRNTLFGALAMVPLSGVVLLRDLGPLPEDKLRHTLWAKGKQLINMNTHEPLRPEDVAVGSLTFAMPEGLTEHDHSFQTEIAKAALMIVRIQPEDIKDKRELEWSHEGIVAFSKICTHVGCPISLYEQQTHHVLCPCHQSTFDLSDGARVIFGPAGHALPQLRIGVNDEGFLQALGDFDEPVGPAFWERG, encoded by the coding sequence ATGAGTAGCCAAGACATTCCCGAAGAGACCCTGCCCTCCGAGCAGGAGCACGCGCACGGCGCCGTGGCGACGAAGGACCCCTTCGCCGACCCGGGCCTCCCGGCCCACCGGCCGCGTATCCAGGACATCGACGAGCGGGCGGCCAAGCGGTCCGAGCGTACGGTCGCCCTGCTGTTCACCGTGTCGATGCTCGCGACGATCGCGTTCATCGCGTCGTACGTGATCTTCCCGGTCGACAAGATCGTCTACATCTGGCCGTTCGGTCACGTCAGCGCGCTGAACTTCTCGCTGGGCGTGACGCTCGGTGTCGCCCTGTTCTGCATCGGCGCGGGCGCGGTCCACTGGGCCCGCACCCTGATGTCCGACCAGGAGCTGGTGGACGAGCGTCACCCGATCGAGGCCCCGGCGGAGGTCAAGGCCAAGGTCCTGGCCGACTTCGCCGCAGGCGCGGAGGAGTCCGGCTTCGGCCGGCGCAAGCTGATCCGCAACACCCTCTTCGGCGCGCTGGCCATGGTGCCGCTGTCCGGTGTGGTGCTGCTGCGCGACCTCGGTCCGCTGCCGGAGGACAAGCTCCGCCACACGCTGTGGGCCAAGGGCAAGCAGCTCATCAACATGAACACGCACGAGCCGCTGCGTCCCGAGGACGTGGCCGTGGGTTCGCTGACCTTCGCCATGCCCGAGGGTCTGACCGAGCACGACCACAGCTTCCAGACCGAGATCGCCAAGGCCGCCCTGATGATCGTCCGGATCCAGCCGGAGGACATCAAGGACAAGCGCGAGCTCGAGTGGTCCCACGAGGGCATCGTCGCGTTCTCGAAGATCTGCACCCACGTCGGCTGCCCGATCTCCCTGTACGAGCAGCAGACGCACCACGTGCTCTGCCCGTGCCACCAGTCCACTTTCGACCTCTCCGACGGCGCCCGCGTCATCTTCGGCCCGGCCGGTCACGCCCTTCCGCAGCTGCGGATCGGTGTGAATGACGAAGGCTTCCTCCAAGCGCTCGGCGACTTCGACGAGCCCGTCGGTCCTGCTTTCTGGGAGCGCGGATGA
- the qcrB gene encoding cytochrome bc1 complex cytochrome b subunit: protein MSTATDKRKAPAGERVADWADGRLGIYSLAKANMRKIFPDHWSFMLGEVALYSFIIIILTGVYLTLFFHPSMNEVEYHGSYVPMQGVLMSEAYASTLDISFDVRGGLLIRQIHHWAALIFLAAMMVHMMRVFFTGAFRKPREINWLFGFLLFVLGMFTGFTGYSLPDDLLSGTGVRFMQGAILSVPIVGTYLSMFLFGGEFPGGDIVARFYSIHILLLPGIMLGLLVAHLILVFYHKHTQFAGPGRTNNNVVGMPLLPIYMAKAGGFFFLVFGVISVISAIATINPIWALGPYRPDLVSTGAQPDWYMGFSEGLIRVMPGWEINLWGHTLVLGVFIPLVIFPLVLASIAVYPFIESWVTGDKREHHILDRPRNAPTRTAFGVAWLTWYFVLLIGGGNDLWATHFHLSINSITWFVRIFFFAGPVLAFVITKRICMGLQRRDKDKVLHGRESGIIKRLPHGEFVEVHEPLTQEALHTLTAHQQYTPAEIGPTVDENGVERKVSRTEKLRARLSKAYYGKDNQVAKPTVEEYKEITSGHGHH, encoded by the coding sequence ATGAGCACTGCAACTGACAAGAGGAAGGCTCCGGCCGGCGAGCGCGTCGCCGACTGGGCCGACGGCCGGCTGGGGATCTACTCCCTCGCCAAGGCCAACATGCGCAAGATCTTCCCGGACCACTGGTCCTTCATGCTGGGTGAGGTCGCGCTCTACAGCTTCATCATCATCATCCTCACGGGTGTGTACCTGACGCTGTTCTTCCACCCGTCGATGAACGAGGTGGAGTACCACGGCAGTTACGTCCCGATGCAGGGCGTGCTGATGTCGGAGGCCTACGCCTCGACCCTGGACATCAGCTTCGACGTCCGCGGCGGTCTGCTGATCCGGCAGATCCACCACTGGGCGGCGCTGATCTTCCTCGCGGCCATGATGGTCCACATGATGCGCGTCTTTTTCACGGGCGCCTTCCGTAAGCCGCGCGAGATCAACTGGCTGTTCGGCTTCCTGCTGTTCGTCCTGGGCATGTTCACCGGTTTCACCGGTTACTCGCTCCCGGACGACCTGCTCTCGGGCACCGGTGTCCGCTTCATGCAGGGCGCCATCCTGTCCGTGCCGATCGTCGGTACGTACCTGTCGATGTTCCTGTTCGGCGGGGAGTTCCCCGGCGGCGACATCGTGGCCCGGTTCTACTCGATCCACATCCTGCTGCTGCCGGGCATCATGCTCGGCCTGCTGGTGGCGCACCTGATCCTGGTCTTCTACCACAAGCACACACAGTTCGCGGGTCCCGGCCGGACGAACAACAACGTGGTCGGCATGCCGCTGCTGCCGATCTACATGGCCAAGGCCGGCGGCTTCTTCTTCCTGGTCTTCGGCGTCATCTCGGTCATCTCGGCGATCGCCACGATCAACCCGATCTGGGCGCTCGGCCCGTACCGGCCGGACCTGGTGTCCACGGGCGCCCAGCCCGACTGGTACATGGGCTTCTCCGAGGGCCTGATCCGCGTGATGCCCGGCTGGGAGATCAACCTCTGGGGCCACACCCTGGTCCTGGGCGTCTTCATCCCGCTGGTGATCTTCCCGCTGGTGCTGGCGTCCATCGCGGTCTACCCGTTCATCGAGTCCTGGGTCACCGGGGACAAGCGCGAGCACCACATCCTGGACCGCCCGCGCAACGCCCCGACCCGTACCGCCTTCGGTGTGGCGTGGCTGACCTGGTACTTCGTGCTGCTGATCGGTGGTGGAAACGACCTCTGGGCGACCCACTTCCATCTGTCGATCAACTCGATCACCTGGTTCGTCCGGATCTTCTTCTTCGCCGGACCGGTCCTGGCCTTCGTCATCACCAAGCGGATCTGCATGGGTCTGCAGCGGCGCGACAAGGACAAGGTGTTGCACGGACGCGAGTCCGGCATCATCAAGCGCCTGCCGCACGGTGAGTTCGTCGAGGTCCACGAGCCGCTGACGCAGGAGGCCCTGCACACGCTCACCGCGCACCAGCAGTACACGCCGGCCGAGATCGGCCCGACGGTCGACGAGAACGGCGTGGAGCGGAAGGTCTCGCGTACCGAGAAGCTCCGGGCGCGGCTCAGCAAGGCGTACTACGGCAAGGACAACCAGGTCGCGAAGCCGACCGTCGAGGAGTACAAGGAGATCACCAGCGGCCACGGCCACCACTGA
- the trpD gene encoding anthranilate phosphoribosyltransferase, whose protein sequence is MSAVTPAGGSTAAGLSWPEVLDSLLYGRDQSAEATAWAMDRILRGEATDAQIAGFAVALRAKGETVEEISGLVRTMYEHARTIEVPGDTVDIVGTGGDGAKTVNISTMSAIVVAGTGAKVVKHGNRAASSASGASDVLEKLGVNLELTPERVAAVAEEAGITFCFAVKFHPALRHVAAARRELGIRTTFNFLGPLTNPARVRAQATGVADARMAPIMAGVLAARGSSALVFRGDDGLDELTTTATSRVWAVRDGAVHEEAFDPRDVGIELVPVEALRGADASYNADVARRLLAGETGPVRDAVLLNSAAALVALGRDEGDLVDRLRAGMARAAESIDSGAAKQALDRWVAASNA, encoded by the coding sequence ATGAGCGCTGTGACCCCCGCAGGTGGATCCACCGCGGCGGGCCTTTCCTGGCCCGAGGTGCTGGACTCCCTGCTGTACGGCCGTGACCAGAGCGCGGAGGCGACCGCCTGGGCCATGGACCGCATCCTGCGGGGCGAGGCGACCGACGCGCAGATCGCGGGCTTCGCCGTGGCTCTGCGGGCCAAGGGCGAGACCGTCGAGGAGATCTCCGGGCTCGTGCGGACGATGTACGAGCACGCCCGGACGATCGAGGTGCCCGGTGACACGGTCGACATCGTGGGCACGGGCGGCGACGGCGCCAAGACCGTCAACATCTCCACCATGTCCGCGATCGTCGTGGCCGGCACCGGCGCGAAGGTGGTCAAGCACGGCAACCGGGCCGCGTCGAGCGCGAGCGGCGCCTCGGACGTCCTGGAGAAACTCGGCGTCAATCTGGAGCTGACGCCGGAGCGGGTCGCCGCGGTCGCCGAGGAGGCGGGGATCACCTTCTGCTTCGCGGTGAAGTTCCACCCGGCGCTGCGGCACGTCGCAGCGGCCCGCAGGGAGCTCGGAATCCGTACGACTTTCAACTTCCTGGGTCCGCTGACCAACCCCGCTCGGGTGAGGGCCCAGGCCACCGGCGTCGCGGACGCCCGGATGGCCCCGATCATGGCCGGTGTGCTGGCCGCGCGGGGCTCCAGCGCGCTGGTCTTCCGCGGTGACGACGGCCTGGACGAGCTCACGACGACCGCGACCTCGCGGGTGTGGGCGGTCCGGGACGGTGCCGTGCACGAGGAGGCCTTCGACCCCCGTGACGTGGGCATCGAGCTGGTCCCGGTGGAGGCGCTGCGCGGTGCGGACGCCTCGTACAACGCGGATGTCGCCCGCCGGCTGCTCGCCGGGGAGACCGGGCCCGTGCGGGACGCGGTCCTGCTGAACTCGGCCGCGGCGCTGGTCGCGCTCGGCAGGGACGAGGGCGATCTCGTGGACCGGCTCAGGGCCGGGATGGCGCGGGCCGCGGAGTCCATCGACTCGGGGGCGGCGAAGCAGGCGCTGGACCGCTGGGTGGCGGCGAGCAACGCGTGA
- a CDS encoding aminotransferase class V-fold PLP-dependent enzyme, translating to MSVRPHTVETATPAAASATPAAASAAPSPDGPTGAVAAVVRTAAGDQDPCCGAPLPVLGRDVTVPLVTAGEVTYAALDYAASAPALQRVWDDVAAYAPYYGSVHRGAGYLSQLSTDLFENSRATVHEFLDCRDGDQVVFTRSTTDSLNLLAGALPAGCEVFVFETEHHAALLPWASARVTYLNAPRTPGEAVRTLESALARRDPYGPALVCVTGASNVTGELWPVRELAAAAHAHGARIVLDAAQLAPHHRVSVRDLDVDWVAFSGHKLYAPFGSGVLAGRADWLQEAEPYLAGGGASRKVSRRTDGGVDVEWHTTAARHEAGSPNVIGAYAIASACRALTEAGFDALVERERHLIAKVRAGLAEVPEVRVLSLFGDDSPRVGVISFVVEGWNSSHFAAALSAEYGIGVRDGLFCAHPLVRTLLGGDPREAGECGAPEDGPGERSEAGVHPAEGRGRSLNAIRVSFGAGTPDEHVERFVGAVTELVRHGAKWNYRTEDGRCVPAV from the coding sequence ATGTCCGTGCGCCCGCACACCGTCGAGACCGCCACCCCTGCCGCCGCGTCCGCCACCCCTGCCGCTGCGTCCGCCGCCCCGTCACCGGACGGCCCGACCGGAGCCGTCGCGGCCGTCGTCCGAACCGCCGCCGGCGACCAGGATCCCTGCTGTGGCGCCCCGCTGCCGGTGCTCGGCCGGGACGTCACCGTGCCGCTCGTGACCGCCGGCGAAGTCACCTACGCCGCACTCGACTACGCGGCCAGCGCCCCGGCCCTGCAACGTGTGTGGGACGACGTCGCCGCGTACGCCCCCTACTACGGCAGCGTCCACCGCGGAGCCGGGTACCTCTCGCAGCTGTCCACCGACCTGTTCGAGAACAGCCGGGCCACCGTCCACGAGTTCCTGGACTGCCGCGACGGCGACCAGGTCGTGTTCACCCGGTCGACGACCGACTCGCTGAACCTGCTGGCCGGCGCGCTCCCCGCCGGCTGCGAGGTCTTCGTCTTCGAGACCGAGCACCACGCCGCCCTGCTGCCGTGGGCGAGCGCCCGTGTGACGTACCTGAACGCCCCGCGCACCCCGGGCGAGGCCGTCCGGACGCTGGAGTCGGCGCTCGCCCGCCGCGACCCCTACGGCCCCGCCCTGGTCTGTGTGACCGGTGCGTCCAACGTGACCGGCGAGCTGTGGCCCGTACGGGAACTGGCCGCCGCGGCGCACGCCCACGGCGCGCGCATCGTCCTGGACGCCGCCCAGCTCGCCCCGCACCACCGCGTCTCCGTGCGGGACCTGGACGTCGACTGGGTCGCCTTCTCCGGGCACAAGCTGTACGCGCCCTTCGGCTCCGGCGTCCTCGCCGGGCGCGCGGACTGGCTGCAGGAGGCCGAGCCGTACCTCGCGGGCGGCGGCGCCTCGCGGAAGGTCTCGCGCCGCACCGACGGCGGCGTGGACGTCGAGTGGCACACCACCGCGGCCCGCCACGAGGCCGGTTCGCCGAACGTCATCGGCGCCTACGCGATCGCGTCCGCCTGCAGGGCTCTCACGGAGGCCGGCTTCGACGCCCTCGTCGAGCGCGAACGGCACCTGATCGCGAAGGTCCGTGCGGGTCTCGCCGAGGTGCCCGAGGTCCGGGTGCTGTCGCTGTTCGGCGACGACTCCCCCCGGGTCGGCGTCATCTCCTTCGTGGTGGAGGGCTGGAACAGCTCGCACTTCGCGGCCGCGCTGTCCGCCGAGTACGGCATCGGCGTGCGCGACGGACTGTTCTGCGCCCACCCGCTGGTCCGTACGCTGCTCGGCGGTGACCCGCGGGAGGCCGGCGAGTGCGGTGCCCCGGAGGACGGGCCGGGCGAGCGAAGCGAGGCGGGGGTCCACCCGGCCGAAGGTCGGGGGAGGTCGCTGAACGCGATCCGGGTCAGCTTCGGGGCCGGTACGCCGGACGAGCACGTGGAGCGGTTCGTTGGGGCGGTCACGGAACTGGTGCGCCACGGTGCGAAGTGGAACTACCGCACCGAGGACGGGCGTTGCGTTCCCGCCGTGTGA
- a CDS encoding Lrp/AsnC family transcriptional regulator: MITAIVLIKTSVDRIPEIAESIASLDSVSEVFSVTGTYDLIAMVRVAKHDDLADVIPGRISKIPGVEATDTHVAFRTYSQHDLEAAFAIGLDA; encoded by the coding sequence GTGATCACCGCGATCGTGCTCATCAAGACCAGTGTGGACCGCATTCCCGAGATCGCCGAGTCGATCGCCTCCCTGGACAGCGTCAGCGAGGTCTTCTCGGTCACCGGCACCTACGACCTGATCGCCATGGTCAGGGTCGCCAAGCACGACGACCTGGCCGATGTGATCCCGGGGCGGATCAGCAAGATCCCCGGCGTCGAGGCCACCGACACCCATGTCGCGTTCCGTACGTACTCCCAGCACGACCTGGAGGCAGCGTTCGCGATCGGGCTCGACGCGTAG
- a CDS encoding rhomboid family intramembrane serine protease encodes MIDRWTAVRGVTTGPVVTYGAIGMCCLLFVVGPVSGLNPSYGTGDTLLTAQAVHFERWGVIPSELLQGSPRALLTPLTALFVHGSWLHLLGNMLFLHVFGAMVEERLGHAEFALFYLGCGYLALLAYAAANAESDHTLVGASGAISGVLGAFLCLFPRTRVTSLYPFLFFLPLRFPAWIVLIFWFVLQWLAEAQSSSTGPGVAYLAHLVGFGIGFLYAWGRFRRAARVKPPAAATEGEGQP; translated from the coding sequence ATGATCGATCGGTGGACGGCGGTACGGGGCGTGACGACCGGCCCGGTGGTGACCTACGGAGCGATCGGCATGTGCTGCCTCCTGTTCGTCGTCGGTCCGGTCTCCGGGCTCAACCCGTCGTACGGCACCGGGGACACCCTGCTCACCGCCCAGGCCGTCCACTTCGAACGCTGGGGCGTGATCCCGAGCGAACTGCTGCAGGGTTCCCCGAGGGCCCTGCTCACCCCGCTGACCGCGCTCTTCGTACACGGCAGCTGGCTCCATCTGCTGGGCAACATGCTCTTCCTCCACGTCTTCGGCGCCATGGTCGAGGAGCGCCTGGGACACGCGGAGTTCGCGCTCTTCTACCTGGGCTGCGGCTATCTGGCGCTCCTCGCTTACGCGGCGGCCAACGCCGAGTCGGACCACACGCTCGTCGGGGCGTCCGGAGCCATCTCGGGCGTGCTGGGCGCCTTTCTCTGCCTCTTCCCGAGGACGCGGGTGACAAGCCTCTATCCCTTCCTGTTCTTCCTGCCGCTGCGCTTTCCCGCGTGGATCGTGCTGATCTTCTGGTTCGTGCTGCAGTGGCTTGCGGAGGCGCAGAGCTCGTCCACGGGTCCCGGGGTGGCGTATCTGGCACATCTGGTGGGGTTCGGCATCGGGTTCCTCTACGCGTGGGGCCGATTCCGGCGGGCCGCTAGAGTGAAACCCCCAGCAGCGGCCACCGAGGGAGAAGGACAGCCGTGA